TGCTGCTAGGAAAAGTCAGCCACAAACATCCCATGTGCAGCATCTCAAATGCTTTGTGCATGAGCCTCTAAATACTGGCCTCTgtctgaattttttattttttattttgctatgtatTCTATACATAGTACcgtatttttttcttccttttgtctaGTTTACTCCTTTTACTAGGGAAATCTGTTTAGAACCCTCATAGAACTCTTGTCCACATACTCTCTGAAAGGGATGCtacctttacagtggtgccttggatGTCaaaattaatctgttccgggagtccgtttgacccccgaaaccatttgaaaaccaaggcgtggcttccgattggctgcaggaacttcctgcactcaatcggaagccattaaaattatggactggtcattacTTCGTCAGAGTGCAAACgagcaaatttagcaggggatcaaatactttcccccccttcaCTGTATGTCTAGTGTTGCGAGAAGCAAGAGATCAGAAATCAGACTCATAAGGATGCATTTTTCTAATGAGCCCCACCAGTGCAAGAGTGTCCACTTGTGTACCCATCAATTTTCTTCCATAAGGTTGGAAGGAGCCTTATATTTAGGGGGtgtgcagggggagaagaggggggagaacgtcccattgtgcaagcagaaatccttgcactgacaaaACAATTGCCTTAGCACTGCGTTTTATTGAGACTATGTAAAGTACTCTGCGTCTTCGTATCTGTAGTAATATTGCTTGGCTGTCACTTTAACAAAAGTACAGAGACAAAGCTTTAAAGAGGTGCATTAAAGGAAAAAGATACTGTAATTATACACGAAGGTTTTGGCATAAACAGTTTACAATGGaaacaactttaaaatatccatgtAAGTTAAAAGCCACCTTGTAAGGGCCCATCAGTCTTCTTTTTACATCCAATCTGTAGCTTCTGGATTGTTCTGCATTACCCATGTCTGTTGCATGCAGCCGGAGAATTTCATACACCCGTCTTGTATGTTGCTTAAAAACAAGGGAAATGGCATATGAATCAAGACCAAGAACTGTCACTATACAAGGTTTAAAAAACCATTTCAAGTTTGTGTAGCCTATCCTGTCTTTAAACCCTGACACATGTACTTTAAAAACACTTATCCATTGTCTCACCTGGAGACCTTCAAATGTTGTAGCTTTGAATCTTACTTCCGCTCTATGATATATGAGTGTTTGCTTCTGGGCAGGGGAGCAAATGTCAAGTTTGATGGAGGTTGAGCAAAGAGGGTCCCTTCAATTCAATCCTGACACCCTACTCCTTTCCATTTGTTTATAAACTTTGCTGACTTGGAGGAAAGCTATATATTCatccttggtttcttctttatAAGGATCCAGTTCTTGTAAATGTTTCTCACTGGTCAGAAATTCTAATTACCTCTCAGTTCATGCTTGGCTATCAACATCATTCTTTTGTGCTCAACCAAAGAACCAAATAGTATCAAACATGTGGGAAATGCTTGCTTCATTCTTTGGCACATACTGCTATATATCTTGCTGTTATTTGTCCATAATATTACCCCAATCCTGTTTTTTAACTCCTactactttttttattaaaaaaatcatgtttaaTAATATTTTTCCTTTCAAGGCGAAAACTGAGATGTTCCAAAGGCAATCCATGAACACACCAAGGTTttttatccaactaagtcattgCACACATGGAACGACTTCTGCAAGGGCAATGGAACTCTCCCTCTATGTGCCCCCTACTACCCTCAAATAGTTCTAAGACTTTTATCCCTAGAAAATTGTCCTAAATTCCCCCAATACAGTCCTGAACTTTACCACCAGTAGTGCCTTGTTGCAATGGATCAAATACACTGGGTTGCCTCCAATGCTAGTTCTATTCAGTACAGaaccattggaattaatggacctaagtcatTCCTAGGAGTAGGGCTCACATTGGATACAATCCACTGGCTGTACAAAACTTCATTTAGTCAACAGAAGCCAGAGCTCAATGACAGACTGAAGTTTGCTCCTGGCAGCCAAAATATGATGGTGTGACTTATGCAAGCTACGCGATATCTTCTAGAAACGGTGGATGGGATTCAAAAATCTACCCGTCTACTGGTTCTTTGGGAACTCGGGCACTAAAAGGAGATTTGTTTCCCTTACAATTGTTCTGAACATTAAggcactagaccaggggtcagcaaactttttcagcagggtccactgtctctcagaccttgtggggggccagactatatttttttggggggggggaaatgaatgaattcctatgccccacaaataacccagagatgcatttttaaagaaaagcacgcattctactcatgtaaaaacaccaggcaggccccacaaagagatgcattttaaataaaaggacacattctactcatgtaaaaactcactgattcccggactgtctgcaggctggAATTAGATGGCgactgggccggatctggcccccgggccttagtttgcctacccatgcactagacATAGGATTGAACATTGAGTACAAATCTTCTCTTCATGAAGGCTTCTTGATCTAGCAGAAACTTCCACCAATGAAGATGTGGGGAGCAGTTTTCAACAacttcctctcccctcttgtagtctccctcccacctgctcttctcctgcagatttttttttgggggcgggggcgggggggcgggagcACAGTGAACTGACTGCCAGGGGAGGGAGAATCAGGAAAAATGCCACCTCCCATTAATGCAGCCTCTATTAGGTCAAGAACCCGTCTCTGAAGAGAAGGACTCGTCTTGTTTGTGGAAAAACAATACCCACGGGGATGATCATCACATCAATACAATATTTTAAGCACCGCGTACCTTATTCACTTTCAGCTTTTGTTGAGCTTCTGTTACCATATCTTGACTGAAGCCTTGCTTGAGCTTCTCCGGAGAAAAGCAAGGTAAATCCTGACACAGTTTGACTAATACAAAATCTCGTAGTTTCACATAGTTTTCAGATGGATCTTCAGCTAAAAGAACAAAGGAGAACGTGTTTTGTAATTTGCTTTTCCTGTCCATAAATCTCTGTCATTTTGGCATGGTAACACCACAAATTTTACGTTCTGTTTTTCAGTATACCTAAAATCATTTGTTTATTAGGGGCTACCCTAGGTTTtcttcaaaaaattgctttgcaccatAAAGTTATcagaattttcaaaagtagggggtccatggtttggcttttgtaaaatagggaggtcctcagtaattagctaattgggaaccactgggctatgGAATTAGGAGAGGGAGAACTGAATGCCCCCAGCTCTAAACAGTTTAAGATCTTTGCAAATTTATGTGAACTAGGATTACCAAATTAGCAAGTTCCTGTTTTATGAAATCATTAAAATGTCTAATGCACCAAGTAACAAATTCATGAAAAGCACATCAATGGGCTAACTATTTCAAAGCAAGTACTACTGTATTTTGTAAATCTGACTACCCTGTAAATCCACTCAGCTTGCTGCCCCCTTCATATAGCTGCCGTATAACTCTGAATGCCATCTCACTTTCATAATTTCCTGTCCCGCTCCTGACTGTCCAACCCAATTTCCCCTTAACAGCAGCAATGCTAAGTGGATGAAAAAGATAAATTCATCTCTCCATACCTTTCAAGCTCCCTGTCGAAAAGAGCATGCACCCTAGCAAATTATTCCACAGGGCAATTTCAAGTCTGCTTCAGAGCAGTTTTACTGGAGAAAAAATACACACCATGTTCCATGCATTGATGCAGAAGCCTGCTGTCTGCCATCGTATGGCCTACTTTCATTTCTACGCACTGTCAAGGGTGTGAAGCTGCAAATGCACATTTGGCTCAAAGATCCAGATAAAATATTCCATTTACGGACAAGCACAATTAAAAGAACATTTTGTCCTGCGTCACCAATTGGTACTTTATAAATGCTTTTTATAAATGATGGAAAGTATGTGGAATTTCCATGGAGCTTTAATGATAAACAAGACTGAAATTCAAGATTTAGAGGTATACCTAGCATACAGGTAGATGCCAAAACAAACTGCATTACTCAGCTCTATACATGACTGGGTATTTTCTACTCCTGTCAAGAATCCGACGGCAGGGAGTTTTTTGAAATTTGGAGGATTCTCAAAATCGGTTTGTGGCAAAAATAGGAATGTTgctgttaaaagaaaataattctaTTCTCACTGAACAtaaaaaacttttctttttttctttttgaagcaaGCTTAGCTCTTTATTTAGCAATCAACAATAACATAACATCAACAATAACTAAAACAACAATTCACAATtcactaaaaacaaaaaccacttttCAGTACATAAAGAAATTCTAGGCCGTGGCAAAAGGGTTAATTTAGTATTAACTTAGtagtgaggttttttaaaaaaaccaaacgaaCATACATACACTGGtagcatagtacagtggtacctcgtttttcGAGCGTAATCCGTTCCAAATGACCATTCGgtcttctgaaacgttcaaaaaccgaggtacaaagggcggcctgcaaattcaatagagaaaattgaaaaagaaaaagaaaaactcagcggaagccattcgactcCCGAGgtgcatttacttctgggtttttggcgttcgaaaaccgaaacgtttgacttccgagacgttcgaaaactgaggtaccactgttctggAGTCTTCCTTTCTCCACTAGCTCAGGCTGTATTTACACGAAATACGTTTCTGATGGTGTAATAGGAAAATTAGtggatgaaggtaaaggtaaagggacccctgaccgttaagtccagtcgcggacgactctggggttgttgcgctcatcttgcgttactggctgagggaggcagcgtttgtccacagacagcttctgggtcatgcagccagcatgactaagcagcttctggcaaaccagagcagtgcatggaaacgccgtttaccttcctgccaaagcggtacctatttatctacttgcactttgacgtgcttttgaactgctaggtgggcaggagcagggactgagcaacgggagctcaccctgtcacagggatttgaaccgccgaccttctgatcggcaagccctaggctcaaaggtttagaccacagcgccacccgcagatACATTCAAGAAAATGACTGCTGAATGGAACTATATCTCGTATGACTGTGACTCAAACAACTGCATAACTAGTTCCAGAAGCCCCACAGGCTTTCAGAGTGCACCAacattcaaaagcagtttgtgatagGTTATGTGGGTGATACACAAGGtcatgtttatattttaaaaggcaaaattcctactgTGCGGCTAAAGTAGCTGGCTCATCCACCACCGCCACCCCCAGTATATTTAAATCCAAGCAAAAATGGACTGATAAATATAATTCCTGAGAAGTTCAAACAAAGGGTTAAGTCCAACGCATGCTAACCAAGCAgaacagagcttttttttttgccttccccTTCCTATTAGCCCAAAAAATAGAATACGACATAGAAGCTGCAGCAACAGAGGAGAATCAGAAAAGAACCCCAACCACcaccccatttggggggggggaggaaccttaCTGCAAGCAGAAGTCACCTATCCAAACCAATGAATATTCTTAGCAGTCCACAATGAACTGTCACAGGATAAATATCCAGAAGCTACCCCCTTTTCTTTAGTTAGTTATTGAATCACTTTCCTTAACAGATATCGGGGCAACGTAGAGCAATAGACAAATCGAATATACAACTTTTTTGTGtgcaattaaaatacaaatctGCACATTGCTGTTTGGGGTGAAATGTTACCATATCAAACTGGAAAGATCTggattcagtggtacctcgggttaagaacttaattcattccagaggtccgttcttaacctgaaacggtgcttaacctgaggtgcgctttcgctaatggggcctcctgctgccgctgcgccactggCGCACAGTTTCTGTTCTtatctggggcaaagttcttaacctggagcaaccacttcctggttagtggcgtttgtaacccgaagcgtctgtaacccaaggtaccactatacaaatAAGTGTTTTTAGCCAACATCTAAACCCCAACAATGAGGAAGACAAATGTAGCTGCAGAGGAGATCATTTCAAAAATAAGAGGccccactacagagaaggcccttctgTGCATTCCCAGTTGCATCAAGAAACAAAATCTTGTGGCATCTTGCAAAGTAGACTAGTCCATGGAAGCTTATGCTATGATACGTCCAAGATGCCAGAGGACGGTTTCTGTTCCGGATTGCCTCAAAAGTTCATTCCAATATCCTTTTCTTTAATTTTCTCATTCTCCCAAGTTCATATTCTTTTGACGTTCGTACATTTTCTCTCTGGGGTCATAAGAATGGAGTGTGCAGTTTTGTAGTGATTAGTAAACCAGTGTCTCTCACTGATTTAGTGTTTTGCCTGAAGGAAGAAAGCTCTGCGAGGAGTTCCAGAAACCTAAATCTCTTGTCAAGTCAGCTGCGGACTTTGCAATAAAAATGGCTAATTAACTGGTAATCCTTTCATGCTAGGGAATGGATTTCCATGGTGCACTGTTCCCAGGAAGGAAAGGATTTGAAGAATTACATTATACACAGTTCTTTCTGTAAGGAAGCGTAGCATTAACCTTGACCTCTGCTTAAGTTAATCTTTGAAAGATCATTTAAATTTGACAGATGAATTCAGAAAGTTATGGCACCGACTGTCAGGGAAGCAGTGTTCAGCATTTCATGTAAATTTATTCTTATCTCCAATGAAAGACTCACGTACCTGTTATATCAAGCACTGCAGGGGATGACATATAGTACCTATGAACTGTTTCTAAAAGCTGAGCCCCGTGACCTTCTCCTTGGAATGGAGGCAATATCAGCATTTGGCTACACatagaacaagaaaaaaaaatacttagcaaaaaataataactacagtcgtaccttggtttttgaacagaacgTGTtcaaaccgtttgaaaaccaaggcgcggcttccgattggctgcaggtgaAAGCCGCGtgggatgtttggcttccgaaaatggttcaaaaaccgcgacactcactttcgggtttcgatcgttcgggagccaaggcatttgagatccactGTATACTCAACCCCCAGAAAACTTATTTACAGATTTATTCACAGCGAATTGCAATCTCTCTATACATAAGGCTTTACATACAAAAACCTTATAGACTCCGAACAAAATTTGAGTTTGAGATTTCACCCCCATTTCAGATGAagacaatgaaataaataaatgcaaagccAGCCAAGagttttaaaatttcttttacaaaaaagcCCACAAAATTAACACAATTATAAACAAGTATTGGGAACTTCAACAGTACTCTCTTCTGAAATAAAAGGCAAGGCACGTGCTATGCTGCCAATTACCTTACACGTGGCCGGGTTTTGTCTGGGTACACATAGTAATTATAGACTGTCATATAGCCTACGGTCGCAAAGAgcgtagctccatccttattatACTTCTCAAATCTGCAGATAAAACAGAAAGCCAAGCAGGTCAATTACAGTCGCGCTCCCATGCAGTGtccattttcttttccattctCTGACTGAATTTCCAGTGTCAGCAAGCTACTCTGTGAGGGCCCAATGGGTACACCTGCTATGTTCTGAATGTACAATTCACTTAATTGGTGTGCAGCAACTTGGATAAATCAGACCTCTTTACAGCACTTCAGCGCACTTGCCTATTATAAAGATGAATAGGTGGCAAGTAAAAGAAAACACAGGCAAAGCTCATTTTACTGTTTAAGCCGTACATTCAGGGCTCCAACGGACAACAGTATTTAATTTGGCTCTATTCTCAAGGTCTCGCAGAGCATAATGGACACAAACTCCAGCCTGATAAACAATAGTTTTCCCTTTCCTGGGAAAAATATCATTATACTGTCCCCAATAATTGGCCAGCcacaattaaaatgcagcctttgtGGAGGTAATAAGGTCCACTGTTGCTTTAGAACTGTACTTACACTAGAAAGTAGTTCCATCTTTCATCATCCACGTCAATAAAGCTAGCTGTTTCAATAAACCACATCAAGAAGGTCTGAAGCCTTTCATGATACTCTCGAAAGCCTGGGCATGTCATGTCAGCCTAGGGAAAAAGCCAGGAGAAGTCAGGTGAAACTCTTCACCAAAGGGAAGAGAGCACATCACAGAGCTTTATAAAGTGCCTCTGTTGGAAACTGTTTTTATTAACGCGCTGAAAGTGATCTTGGAGAAATAGCAACGTTTTACATATCGCAATTACTTGAGGGTCACTTAAAAGTTGCCATGAAAGCTCTATCTGAAGGccctatccccaccaccaccaaacacacACTTTTTACCTTGTATATTTGATACTTTACATCTTCGCCAGCTTCTTCGTTATGCACAGAATATGTATGTAACAATGTCCCAAATGGCTTGAAATTAACCTCTTTTTCCAGCAGGGATACAAAGTCATCTGTACTTGTGCTAAAGCCTGGTGGAACAATTTCTCTAATTTTACTTTCCACATCATCTGCCTGAAAACAAGAGGTGGggagataaagagagagagagatgcagtgaGAATAAGGAATTGACTACCGTATTTCTAGAATTCACATAGGGTGGCATGCTTACGCCCTGTGATTGCTGAAGCGCTATTTAAAGCACCCAACGTGGTTTCCAAAAATTTTGCACAGATCTTCGTCCCAGACACAACAAAATGGTACACATGGGACCTTGCCGCTAAGCCCCCCCTTGTGGCCCTTTGTTTACAAAGCTCAAAGCATTCATACGTACCCCCTAGTTCGTTATCACATTGTTCAAATCTACTCTTTCAAGGGATCCACCAGTAATATGTTATAATGATACTGCAGCATTCCCGGTTTAAGAAGGGCAAACTGCCTGTCCCCCTTATTGGAGGCAAAAAACCGGCCTGATCCCTTATACCGTTATTGATGCTCACAAGTGTGGACACAGATACACAATAGGTAATGTTGTGGCCTGCTCTTCAGTCTCCTTCCTTTTGAGGTAAGGCAGGGCAGGAGGTTAAAACATACAAGGTCAAGCAGGATCTTGAATATTATCAGCACTGaaataagaagtgtgcatgttaaGTAAACTTAACTGCTGAGTCGGGAAGACAACATTCCTGATGAGTCATTGTGCTTTGGGTAATATACTACTGTAATGGTAAGATATTTCAGTTTAATAGTAGGTTAAACTGAAGCATTTTACTTCAGAAAACAGCTTTTCCACAAACACAAGATtcagattctttctttctttcttttaaaaatggggaacTGGCATTTCATTACAGTAGTAAAGAAGCTAGTAACCTTTTACCATAAGAGCCTAAGAAAAGGGAAATTTTAAGACAGTGTTATTTGaaccactcccccaccccaataatggTCAGTGCCACTAGCTCATTAAACTTTAGATCagctaaaaggaagaaaaaacaagagGAGAATCTAGTTTAGATTCTTGACTCTCAAGAGTTGCCCTAAACAACTTCCTCCCTTCTTGCCTGCTGGTAAGTCCTGACTAGGCACCTCAGTGCACTTATTAAATGCAGTCAGTGCAACTTTGGTCTGCTGCTATGCTAGTTGGGCAGGCCCACTGTATCTGCTTCTTGTAGACGTCTACCATTCAATATGGAATTCTTAAGTGAAGTCTTTGATCACTCTTTCTGAGTAACACGTGTGCAATACAATCCCACACCCTCAAGGCTAAGCAAAAGCAACCCAAACAAATTAGGTTATTTAAGGAACTAACTGGCAGCAACAGGACAAACTCTTTTCCAGCCTGAATTCTGGTTTACACATACaaggaaaaaacccaaacactCAAGTGTCAAGAAAGTACAGACTTGGGAGCATGGTGGCAAGCCAATATAATTTATGCGCTAGAGACtcaagagagaaaaaaaaggaacTTCTTTTGcccaaagaatttttttaatgcaatttaacCAAAAGGGTGGGGAGGTTTTACAAGCAAAACTGAATTAAGATTAGCCTTGTTAAACAGGCAAATTGAATGTTACAGACTATCAGCTGAGCAGACATCATAATCCCTTTCAGGCCCCCAAAAGACCACTTGATTGAATACATTTACTACTTCTCCTTAACCATGAATATTTGATGAAGTTTCACAATAACGTATTGCCGCTTCTCACCAGGCAATAAAACTTAATGAATTGGTCTCAACTTAACAAAACCCTAACCCCCTCAATACAACCCCTAAAAGCCTGACATTACATTCAACAAAATGAGCTTACATTCTATTCAAACCCGGCTCCCAACAATGAGTCCAGGTTTTTACTTAATGGAGTTTGCCGTGAGTTCAGCTGTAATGTTTGTATTGTATCTATTTCCATAAGGGCTGACACAAGAACACTTTGTGTTAACTTACTAAGCAGCTCTTTCACACCGTTTACATGCATGATAAGTATTAATTCTAAACCAAGACCCTTGCTACTTAGCATTCAAAACAGGGAAATTAAGACGCTTAGGACAAAATACACTACAAAAGGCTAATACAACACACTACTAATTCCTGTTCTTTCAACTGGAGTCCCCCTAAGTAGAAGCAATGCACCTGCAAATGAATAATACTTTACAATCAGCTATATCTGGGGGATGTAGAATATGGGCAGAGTTCAGTCTACACACACTCCATTATTAATGGTTTGGTGCCACCAACTTTCATATTTAAACAGCCTTATATTCCTAAAGAGCCATTATGTGTGTCATGTACGGTAGCTCTACGACACTTGATTTTGTCTTGTGCCACTGATTAGACACCttcaaataaaaattaagaacatTTTCCTAAATTAAATTTATTTAGTAAAAGTGCAGCAAGAACGTGCCTACAGCTAAATTAGGAATACTAAATGAGTTCCTAAAgagtattttttttgaaaaataaaactatTCAGGAGTGATAGAATTGcagattttaaaatgtatgttttaaCAGGGAAGAGAGGTGGACGAAAGTCATAGCTAATTCCCTTTCCCCCATATAGAACCCCTTTGTTACTATTTCTCAATATTTTACTAATATAACACACTACATACTATGCCATGTATCATATCATGCACCTAATGTAAAGAAACACCTTTTGGGTAGATTTTACCTATTCTGAAGTCctgccagggccagccctaaggcaaggctgggtggtgcaaggcgccagggccACCAGGGGGGGCGCCGCACTGCACCCGCAAATAcggccgcgctgggaaacggggtgggggtgctggagggatcttcgcaccacggcaccggggcgccagatatgcttaataCGGCCCTGAGTCCTGCTAAGGACTTCTTATTGTGTTCTACTCCCTCCTGCATGGGTGGGGTACCTGTGGCATTCAGGATGTTATTTATTGGTTGATAACCCACCCTTCCTCGGTTCGTTTGATCCCAGACAGGTTGCCACTTAACAGTAATGCTGCTCATATCATCCCAATCAGCGCGACCAACTGTAAGTGACGATGGAGTTACAGTTCAGCAAAATCttgatggccacaggttccctattcccAATCTACTGAAGGGCAGTTTTGTTCCATGCAGGGGTGTAAAATCTTTTGCAACAGTTAGAAGCAAGAGTACGCAAAGAGAAAGTTGGCAGGGAGATGGATATCTGAATATTCAAGAGAAAAGAGGGTTCCCGTTCCTCCTGGCACATTCTAGTATGTTATTCTCCCACAAAGCATCTCAGCCTTCCTTTTAGACAATAAGCAGTGGTGGAGAAATGCCAATTATGATAAAGGTTCAAGTCTACCTAGAAGTTACAGCCTCTGGTTTACAAGGCCTTCCTTCAAACGACCACAGAAGTGGAGCATAAGCGCTCTGCATAACCTCAAGGCCATATATATTCCCAAGTTGAGCTGTATCCACAGCAGAGGTTCTGAAGAGGCACCTGAGGCAGCCTTTACTCAAATTTGGCCCTGCTTCTTGGAAAggcatttggaggggggggagtgtgaaTATACAGCTAGAAAGAGGGGGCCAAGAAGACTAAAatagagagaaaacaacaacatgtaggtAAGGGGAGAAAGAGAATAGAAGGAAAAGGTGTATACAAAAAAAggctgcattaaaaacaacaaaaatgtgttaAAGAACAATTAAAGATGGTAAAGTGGtggtagggtggggggagaaagatgATAGTCCACACCACATTTCTTTACATTTGGCCTGTCCCTCCAATATGTATAAGTTTTGGATTTCTAAGATGGACTAGCTAGATTTAAAAACAAGAAATGCAGCACTAAATACACAGGCAGCTATATATACGGCCTGCTCCTATTGGAAAGGAGGAACAGTGGTCAAGATTA
The nucleotide sequence above comes from Zootoca vivipara chromosome 1, rZooViv1.1, whole genome shotgun sequence. Encoded proteins:
- the HAT1 gene encoding histone acetyltransferase type B catalytic subunit — its product is MAGLSAMEKKLAEYKCNTNEAVHLKLVRFQEDLEDDNTTFHPEFSHQVFGDDEVAFGYKGLKILLYYIAGNLSTLFRIDYTSKVNENFDCVEADDVESKIREIVPPGFSTSTDDFVSLLEKEVNFKPFGTLLHTYSVHNEEAGEDVKYQIYKADMTCPGFREYHERLQTFLMWFIETASFIDVDDERWNYFLVFEKYNKDGATLFATVGYMTVYNYYVYPDKTRPRVSQMLILPPFQGEGHGAQLLETVHRYYMSSPAVLDITAEDPSENYVKLRDFVLVKLCQDLPCFSPEKLKQGFSQDMVTEAQQKLKVNKQHTRRVYEILRLHATDMGNAEQSRSYRLDVKRRLMGPYKKKQREIAKMRRCLRPEELTNQLNQIDINLQHKQLEETFQQLVSDYRRVLERLAQA